The Linepithema humile isolate Giens D197 chromosome 7, Lhum_UNIL_v1.0, whole genome shotgun sequence genome has a window encoding:
- the LOC137001205 gene encoding uncharacterized protein PF3D7_1120000-like, with protein MAEGIREARKGRVRCGSHGCIEEMWKRKREEAWEKGEEEEKEIFIKSKKTIRSPGKKEKKKEGEQREIEKGEKEKRKWKGEMERVIKEVMRIGLEDWKEEMRQMKEEMKEGIKDIRREMKEFREREEEWKEEREEMKKQIKGLERRIEEMEGEGEKKREGKRKEGKGEKEEMKLRLKEIEKKMERKERKERRKNLVIKGIAVKEEKRKEAVEGLMKDIGAEVKIEETWKIAEDRDKGREIVGIRIENEEKRREIWEKKKTLKGRKERIVEDWTWKERRMRWKLEERAREEERKGKNVWVGYGRIRIDGQWWKWDEEEEVLRDGKETWMDTKGWRMVKEKLPRGYEWGVQVAEKKGDGGNDNGNKKG; from the exons ATGGCTGAAGGAATAAGAGAAGCGAGAAAGGGGAGAGTGAGATGTGGGAGTCATGGATGTATAGAAGAGAtgtggaagaggaagagggaggAGGCATGGGAAAAAggggaagaggaggagaaagaaatttttattaaaagtaaaaaaacaattagatcaccgggaaaaaaagagaaaaagaaagaaggagaacAGAGGGAGATAGAGAagggagagaaggagaaaaggAAATGGAAGGGGGAAATGGAGAGGGTGATAAAGGAGGTGATGAGAATAGGGCTGGAGGATTGGAAGGAGGAAATGAGACAGATGAAAGAGGAAATGAAGGAGggtataaaagatataagaaGGGAGATGAAGGAGTTTAGAGAGAGGGAGGAGGAATGGAaggaggagagagaagagatGAAAAAGCAAATAAAGGGATTGGAGAGGAGAATAGAGGAGATGGAGGGAGAaggagaaaagaagagagaggggaaaaggaaagaagggaagggagaaaaagaagaaatgaaACTAAGATTGAAAgagatagaaaagaaaatggaaagaaaagagaggaaggagaggagaaagaatttagtaataaaaggGATAGCGgtgaaagaagagaaaaggaaGGAAGCGGTAGAGGGGCTAATGAAGGATATAGGAGCAGAGGTAAAAATAGAGGAGACATGGAAGATAGCGGAGGACAGGGATAAAGGAAGAGAGATAGTGGGGATAAGGATAGAGAATGAGGAGAAAAGAAGGGAGATAtgggagaagaagaagacatTAAAGGGTAGAAAAGAAAGGATAGTAGAGGACTGGACATGGAAGGAAAGGAGAATGAGATGGAAATTAGAGGAGAGGGCCCGAGAGGAGGAAAGAAAGGGGAAAAATGTATGGGTAGGGTATGGGAGAATAAGAATAGATGGACAGTGGTGGAAATGGgatgaggaggaggaggtgTTAAGAGATGGAAAAG AAACATGGATGGACACGAAAGGGTGGAGGATGGTGAAAGAAAAGTTACCAAGAGGCTACGAATGGGGAGTACAAGTAGCCGAAAAGAAGGGCGATGGGGGGAATGATAATGGGAATAAAAAAGGAtga